The genomic region GCGCTGGCCGCCGGCATCGCCCCGGACAAGGCACACGCGTGGGCACGGATGCAGGACGTCTACTACGGAAAAACGAAGTTCACCCGCAAACAAGCCCTCGCCGCACGAAAAGCCCGCGGATTCTCCCTCGACGAACTCGGGCTGATCGAACGGCGTGTTGGCGGGGTGAAAGATGCCGGGGAGCGGTGGCGGCTGCGGCTAGAACTATTGGATGTCACCGGCGGGTACAAAGCCATCGAGCGCGCCGCCCGCGAGCTCATCCCCCGCGAGGACAACGCACCGGCGAAGAAACAGGTCGCGTTCTCGCAACCGAACAACGGCCGGGCACGCATCACCATCGACACCACCGACCGCAACGCCGCAGACTTAGAGCACCGCCTGCGCCAACACATCGACCCCGCGCTTCCGGCCGCAGCCCAGATGGAAGAGGAGTTCTGGCGCATCCTGGACGGCACAACCGGCGGGGTTGTCGCCGCCGCGCCGCGGCCGATTGTGATGGTGCCCATCGACGCGCACGCGCGCATCCTCGCAGGCGACGGTGACGACGTTGTGCTGACGCTGACTGACGGCACCACCATGACCGGGGCCGAGTACCTGGAGTATGAGTTCGGCGACGCATTGGAAGTCGCAGCGTTCCACCCGGAGCACGGCGCGGTCAACCTTTACGACACCGAGCGTTTCGCCAACCAGAAACAACGCGATCTGGCCTGCATGGTCTCGCCCGTGTGCGCGTTTCCGGGCTGCCGCCACGGCGCGCTAGGGTGCGAGATCCACCATGTGCACGCGTGGAAACACGGTGGGCTGACCAACATGAACAACCTGGTGCCGTTATGCCGCTATCACAACCGCATCAACGACGATGATCCCTGGCGGCGAAAACGCGGCCACATCACTATGATCCGCGGCGCGCCCTGGTGGATCTCACCCCGCGGATACCACATCAAAAACACCGACCGCGGAGCACTCGACCAACTTTTCGGACCACAAAACACCTAGCAACGCGAAACGCCGCCGCCCAACAACGGACGACGGCGTAACACCCGCGAGCCTAGGAAATCGTCGCGATGGTGGCGTTTGCTTTGACGCGCTCGCCCTGCTGTGCGGCAAGCGAGATCTGCCCGTCGCGAGGTGCTTTGATCTGCGATTCCATCTTCATCGCCTCGACGGTCGCAATCGGGTCGCCCTTGGCAACGACGTCGCCGTCGGAAACGAGCCATTCCACGATCGTGGCTTCGTACTTCGACGTCACGGCGCCTGCTTCGTCGCCGGCCGGGCCAGCCGCTTCGGCCGGGGCCGTGGCCGCGCCGCCGCCGAGCATGGCGACGGGGAAGCCGATGGTGTGCAGTCGGCCGTCGATTTCTACGACGACGTCGCGGCGCTCGTCGTAGATGTGCTCGATGTCGACGCCGTTGTGCTTCTGCGACGGCGAGTAGTTGTGATCCACCCAGTCCGTGTACACGTCGAGCGAGTCGCCGTTGATTTCGGGTGCTTCCACCATGTCGCGGTGGAACGGCAGCACGGTGCGCACGCCTTCGATCTCGAACTCGCTGAGTGCCTGCTTTGCGCGGCGCAGCGCGGTGTCGCGGTCGGGGCCCCAGATGATGAGTTTGCCCATGAGCGAGTCGTAGTACGGCGGGATCTGGCCGCCGGTGCGCACGCCGGTGTCGACACGGATGCCGGGACCAGTGGGCAGGTCGAGGCGGGTGACGGTGCCCGGCGAGGGCGCAAAGCCGTTGGTGACGTCTTCGGCGTTGAGGCGGAACTCAAACGCGTGGCCGCTTATCGACGGGTCGATTCCGTCGTGCCCGCCCTTTTCTTCGACGAAGGAGAGGGGCAGCCCGTCGGCGACGCGGAATTGCTCGGCGATGATATCCACGCCGGTGACGACCTCGGTGACAGGGTGCTCGACCTGGACGCGGGTGTTGACCTCCAGGAAGGAGACGGTGCCGTCTTCGGAGACGATGTATTCGACGGTGCCGGCGGACTGGTAGTTCGCCTTGCGGATGATTTCGCGTGCGCCTTCTTCGATGGCGCTGCGCTGTTCGTCGGTGAGGAACGGGGCGGGGGCTTCCTCGATGAGTTTTTGGAAGCGTCGCTGGGTGGAGCAGTCGCGGGTGCCAAGCACGGCGACGTTGCCGTGGGCGTCGGCAAGCACCTGCGCCTCCACGTGGCGTGGGTGGGTGAGGAACTTCTCCACGTAGCATTCGCCGCGGCCGAAGGCTTCTTTGGCTTCGCGGCCTGCGGAGGCGAAGCCTTCTTCGATGTCGGCTTCGTCGAAGACGACCTTCAGGCCGCGGCCGCCGCCGCCGAACGCCGCCTTGATTGCGATCGGCATGCCGTGTTCGTCGGCGAAGTCGCGCGCTTCTTCCCAGGTGGACAGCGGCTCGCCGGTGCCGGGCGCGAGCGGGGCGTTGGCCTCGACCGCCAGGGCGCGGGCGGAGAGCTTGTCGCCGAGGAGCTCGATGGCTTCCGGTGACGGGCCGATCCAGGTCAGGCCGGCTTGCTCGACGGTGCGGGCGAAGTCCGCGTTTTCGGACAGGAAGCCGTAGCCAGGGTGGAGGCAGTCGGCGCCGGCGCGGTGGGCGATTTCGATGAGCGCCGGGATGTTCATGTAGGTCTCGGCGGAGGTTTTGCCTGGCAGCAGGTAGGCCTCGTCGGCGACCTGGGTGTGCAGGGCGCCGGTGTCGGGCTCGGAGTAGACGGCGATGGAGCGGATGCCCAGATCGCGTGCGGTGCGCGCGATGCGCACGGCGATTTCGCCGCGGTTGGCGATGAGTACGGCAGAAAGAGTCATGCTTAACCTTCCAGGGTGTAGCGCTCGAAGCGGAGTTTTCCGCCGGGCGGGAGTTGTGCGGCGATGTCGACGTCTTCATTGATCACGGTCGCGATGACAGGGTAGCCACCGGTCACGGCGTGGTCGCGCAGGAACAGCACGGGTTGGCCGGACGGGGGAACCTGCACGGAGCCTGCGACCATGCCCTCGCTGGGCAGCTCGCCGTCGCGCGAGCGGGACAGCGGCGCGTCGGATTCGAGGCGCAGCCCGACGCGGTTGGAGTCGCCGGTGACGGTGAATTCGGTGTTGAAGAAGCGCTCGACGGCTTCGTCGGTGAACCAGTCGTCGCGGGGGCCGAGTACGCAGCGCACGACGCCGACGACATCGGCGCCGTCGCGTTCGACGCGCAGCGGGTTCGACAGCAGTGAGTTGGCGGACTGCGGCGGGGTCAGCGACATCGCGATGGTGTCGCCGGCGGCGAGCGGTTTGGGGCCGAGGCCGGAGAGCATGTCGGTGGCGGCCGAGTCGAGCTCGGTGTCGGCGATGAGCCCGCCGCGTACCGCGACGTAGGTGCGGAAGCCGAGGCGCGACGGGGCGACCACGACTTCTGCTCCGGCTGGCACGATCGTCGGGGTGGCCAGCGGCGCGGGGCGACCGCCGACGGTGACCTCAGCGTCAGCGCCGGTGACGCAGATGACAGTCTCGGCCAGGGCGGACAGGCGCAGTCCGCCGACGTTTTCCAGCAGGGTGGCGTTGCGCTTGTTGCCGACTGCGGCGTTGGCGGTGCGGGCGGAGGCTCGGTCGGAGGACCCGGACGTGGTCACACCCAGGTTGCCGTTGCCTTGGCGGCCGAGGTCTTGGTACAGCGTCTGCAGACCGGCGTCGTCGAGGGTGAACACCGGCCGGCGCGGCGGGGTTGCCAGGTGCTTGCGCGCGGTTTCGGAGTCGTCCGGCAGCGCGTCGACGGCGCGGTAGTGCACGCGGTCGCCGGGGGCGACGAGCGCGGGCGGGGTGGCGGTGGAGTCCCACATGGGCGTGTGCGTGGTGCCGATGAGCTGCCAGCCGCCGGGCGAGGTGCGCGGGTAGACGGCGGAGAATTCGCCGGCCAGCGCCACCGCGCCTGCGGGGACGGCGGTGCGCGGCGAGTCGCGGCGCGGGATCTCGAGTGCGCGCGAGGCGTCTTCGGGTACGCAGTAGGTGAATCCGGGTGCGAAGCCGCCGAACGCTGCGACCCAGGTGGTGGAGGTGTGCCAGTCGATCAGCTTGTCTGCGTTCATGCCGAGCGTTGTCGCAAGCGCGTCGATGTCTTCGCCGTCGTAGCGCACGTCGATGTTGATGTCGCGCGGGGTGCCCATGTCGGCGGTGTCGGGCGAGTAGCCGGCCAGCACGTCGACGGCTTTTGTGGTCGCGGTGGGTGAGTCGAAGGTCACCAGCACGGTGCGTGCGGCGGCGACGACGTCGGTTTGGTGGTCCAGCGGCGTGGCGGTGAGCGCCGCGTAGAAGTCCATGACTGTTTTCAGGTCCGGCAGGTCCACGATCAGTGCGCGGGTGCCGACCCGTTTGACGGCGTAGCTCACAGGACGGCCTCGATGCGGATGCCTTCGTCGTGAAGCTTGCGCACGACGCTGCGG from Corynebacterium fournieri harbors:
- a CDS encoding acetyl/propionyl/methylcrotonyl-CoA carboxylase subunit alpha; this translates as MTLSAVLIANRGEIAVRIARTARDLGIRSIAVYSEPDTGALHTQVADEAYLLPGKTSAETYMNIPALIEIAHRAGADCLHPGYGFLSENADFARTVEQAGLTWIGPSPEAIELLGDKLSARALAVEANAPLAPGTGEPLSTWEEARDFADEHGMPIAIKAAFGGGGRGLKVVFDEADIEEGFASAGREAKEAFGRGECYVEKFLTHPRHVEAQVLADAHGNVAVLGTRDCSTQRRFQKLIEEAPAPFLTDEQRSAIEEGAREIIRKANYQSAGTVEYIVSEDGTVSFLEVNTRVQVEHPVTEVVTGVDIIAEQFRVADGLPLSFVEEKGGHDGIDPSISGHAFEFRLNAEDVTNGFAPSPGTVTRLDLPTGPGIRVDTGVRTGGQIPPYYDSLMGKLIIWGPDRDTALRRAKQALSEFEIEGVRTVLPFHRDMVEAPEINGDSLDVYTDWVDHNYSPSQKHNGVDIEHIYDERRDVVVEIDGRLHTIGFPVAMLGGGAATAPAEAAGPAGDEAGAVTSKYEATIVEWLVSDGDVVAKGDPIATVEAMKMESQIKAPRDGQISLAAQQGERVKANATIATIS
- a CDS encoding HNH endonuclease signature motif containing protein, with product MNPFDAFIQAMAAESMETLRHFDLPVALAAGIAPDKAHAWARMQDVYYGKTKFTRKQALAARKARGFSLDELGLIERRVGGVKDAGERWRLRLELLDVTGGYKAIERAARELIPREDNAPAKKQVAFSQPNNGRARITIDTTDRNAADLEHRLRQHIDPALPAAAQMEEEFWRILDGTTGGVVAAAPRPIVMVPIDAHARILAGDGDDVVLTLTDGTTMTGAEYLEYEFGDALEVAAFHPEHGAVNLYDTERFANQKQRDLACMVSPVCAFPGCRHGALGCEIHHVHAWKHGGLTNMNNLVPLCRYHNRINDDDPWRRKRGHITMIRGAPWWISPRGYHIKNTDRGALDQLFGPQNT
- a CDS encoding carboxyltransferase domain-containing protein: MDFYAALTATPLDHQTDVVAAARTVLVTFDSPTATTKAVDVLAGYSPDTADMGTPRDINIDVRYDGEDIDALATTLGMNADKLIDWHTSTTWVAAFGGFAPGFTYCVPEDASRALEIPRRDSPRTAVPAGAVALAGEFSAVYPRTSPGGWQLIGTTHTPMWDSTATPPALVAPGDRVHYRAVDALPDDSETARKHLATPPRRPVFTLDDAGLQTLYQDLGRQGNGNLGVTTSGSSDRASARTANAAVGNKRNATLLENVGGLRLSALAETVICVTGADAEVTVGGRPAPLATPTIVPAGAEVVVAPSRLGFRTYVAVRGGLIADTELDSAATDMLSGLGPKPLAAGDTIAMSLTPPQSANSLLSNPLRVERDGADVVGVVRCVLGPRDDWFTDEAVERFFNTEFTVTGDSNRVGLRLESDAPLSRSRDGELPSEGMVAGSVQVPPSGQPVLFLRDHAVTGGYPVIATVINEDVDIAAQLPPGGKLRFERYTLEG